Proteins from a single region of Runella sp. SP2:
- a CDS encoding T9SS type A sorting domain-containing protein produces the protein MMYFSFSQPFHALSAFFRRLPLLLWKHAISVPFLVCVLVIGLPKTQAQAPIITTQQGYPNGQSLSDIAYGNGTYIVGLNSSTALLGSLYTSTNGTTWSKIESATIPTDMYFSGGGAYGNGVFVFAGNAGKIITSSDNGATWTSRTSGTTQNLKDIQFLNGAFYAVGSESTGTVNFQNNVLLYSTDGITWTKVLEVLNSNQDFNSIAYGGGAYVMAYSIAASGGMSIYRSTTGASGSWTSQSIDALESGTNGVDFAKDRFFIFGVGGKVYTSTNGSTWTNISSNIINLPNSTTSNFVGAGTQFSQAVSDGTTYYLYGTHQYYASNGTAPAPSPNCVITSTDAITFTLQPKSVSATVTEAAYLSGKFFMSTSSGPLYSTDGINYTYPSGSFIGIASNGTGYALVGQGSNSEGVVFNSTNFSSFSQAAALQNTFRTLLTAVIHDGSKYVAVGQGGTAATSVNGTTWTVGNTGYTDGTDNLNSIAYGNGVYVAVGNQGSILRSTNGTSWSQISKDPSAGSNYNSVRYLNGRFIAVGGGPNVSTGIGRISYSMDGQNWTTNSYAPTATFQDIAYDGTNYLLIGRIHSATAANRVFFSTTTTDITSSSLFTSNVTVPTTSTGGVALGNVGLGALAYTNGNFVAAVNQQATPFNAYVLVSNSGGTSWTAYDAGTTSRLRGAFAESNKVRIVGFNDVKVTVEVFNANSTPTVNLSVSTNTGTEAAATSITVTATASAAVSGAQTVNLAVSGTNITTGDYTLNNTTTNNVTITIPDGGTTGIATFKVVDDALVEGIETATLTLSSPSSGITLGSTTTQNISITDNDNAPNEIQVSGGCLSQPAVLTLQETLMNGKVWYRKSNYTSATVSGDVYSNVFLDVYFSNGDWIVDVNASGQAIAYVTSSANVPPYSSQTAWIKVAGCGGSTDVVVGPVVACTTPTAYNVTGTGSYCAGGAGVAVGLSNSETGVTYQLKNASNVNVGSAVNGTTGSAITFGTQTAGTYTVEATRTSGSCTATMTGSAVVTENATVPPSVSIGSSDADNSIDVGTSVTFTATPVNGGTTPIYQWKKNNVNVGSNSSTYVDANLLNGDVITVQMSSNAACASPTTVTSSGTTMTVIYPSAICITTDCAGFNGNYTKGSDFNRRPTYSDGTHTVFQGNSSWYLVTGSASNTPSAIEFESVSTSALPPTTGWGANEDGNCPDATFSLAVAACPCVTPTAYNVTGGGSYCAGGTGVAVGLSNSQTGVNYQLKKDGNNVGSVVAGTGSALPFGNQTGAGTYTVEATTTAGGCAATMTGSVTVTVISLPMAYNVTGGGSYCAGGTGAAVGLSNSETGVNYQLKKDGSNVGSAVAGTGSALPFGNQTGAGTYTVEAMTTTGGCTATMTGSVTVTVISLPTAYNVTGGGSYCAGGTGAAVGLSNSETGVNYQLKKDGSNVGSLVAGTGSALPFGNQTGAGTYTVEATTTAGGCAATMSGNAVVTVISLPSSFNVTGGGPYCAGSAGSEVGLASSQTGVNYQLKKGGNNVGSSVAGTGNVISFGNQTEAGTYTVVATTATGGCTSTMGGNAVVSVIALPTTFAVTGGGSYCSSGTGVAVGLSNSQTGVNYQLKKDGSNVGSTVAGTGSALPFGNQTGAGTYTVEATTATGGCAATMSGNAVVTVISLPTAYNVTGGGSYCADGVGVAVGLSNSQTGVNYQLKKDGSNVGSVMVGTGSAFSFGNQTGAGTYTVEATTAMGSCVSSMTGSVTVSIDVLPTAFTVTGGGSYCQGGTGVLVGLSSSSTGINYQLMQGSTVVGSSLSGTGSALSFGLQMVAGTYRVIATNATTNCTLGMTGTAQVASYPLPLATISGTTTACKGGAGSTLTFTGSNGTAPYTFSYQLNGGTVQTVTTTGGSSTATVSQSSSAEGVYNYTLVSVSDVNCSQSQSGSAVVQVQTKPVITLSTLQQTLNEGNSQTFCDTDANPVNGLQFTVSGLCVVGNPVWRVQVGSGTWSDWSTTAPVAQPSNNQPHRYQAACDASCPSTYTSPIELTINYRASTPQNVLLVADGVSVNAGETKDICNIEGNVLTFNATCGVGEVLLYSVDGGDYGSVTPTQLVDGQYHNYRVRCRKSDGTASCVETESGVMRIRLTNMSMVPLASLNVTSGCGLATSFIGTSNCGSMSTIWYNAATNEALAGLPSQTPSETTSYYVRCQATGGCMSAKSNVVTYTVASVSEVPVVVVSADVVCTGVDVTVSTSCPAGSSALWNTGVTEPSFVVSFANVTKQSYSVRCVYANGCQSSVSATKEVMWKAFELTIINIGESKSGIKTNSRSAWANQFVTPDGGPSLDQSTQENPTLYFSENLNKTAPRYWTIHVDACSLGESGSLTYDLLAVPETGVVRSYNTHENSAPYFMFANRSGYTELYAQNHPLYGFYESNGAGGNVYDEGFPKGLYKLGIRYWDMKGWGSIYPSTRKPQGNVLAYQEYWFRIQSKDGIGVGAARVSGLPFTVEGGQHSALEFATVLPNPVTKVLRLRVQESKGQVVQTSLTDATGREVLRRQFVPETNTHQEEFGVSELPTGMYFLQILTPDKQATLKVVKVH, from the coding sequence ATGATGTATTTTTCTTTCAGCCAACCTTTTCATGCACTGAGTGCCTTTTTTAGGCGACTTCCCCTGTTGCTATGGAAACACGCTATTTCCGTTCCGTTCCTAGTATGCGTATTGGTTATTGGGCTTCCCAAAACACAGGCCCAAGCGCCCATCATTACAACTCAGCAGGGCTACCCGAATGGGCAATCACTAAGTGATATTGCCTATGGTAATGGTACGTATATCGTAGGGTTGAACAGTTCTACGGCACTATTGGGTAGTCTGTACACTTCTACTAATGGGACTACTTGGAGTAAAATTGAGAGTGCAACCATTCCGACTGATATGTACTTTTCTGGGGGAGGAGCTTATGGCAATGGTGTGTTTGTATTTGCGGGTAATGCTGGTAAAATCATCACATCCTCAGATAATGGCGCTACTTGGACTTCGCGAACTAGCGGCACAACGCAAAATTTGAAAGATATTCAGTTTTTAAATGGGGCATTTTATGCTGTGGGGTCTGAAAGTACTGGTACGGTTAATTTCCAGAATAACGTACTTCTTTATTCCACCGACGGCATTACCTGGACAAAAGTTTTGGAAGTGCTCAACAGTAACCAAGATTTCAACAGCATTGCCTATGGGGGCGGAGCCTATGTGATGGCATACTCAATCGCTGCTTCGGGTGGTATGTCCATCTACCGCTCTACCACGGGAGCTTCGGGGTCGTGGACTTCTCAGTCTATCGATGCTCTCGAGTCAGGTACCAACGGTGTGGATTTCGCCAAAGATCGTTTCTTTATTTTTGGGGTAGGAGGCAAGGTATATACCTCCACAAACGGCTCAACGTGGACCAATATATCTTCCAACATCATTAACCTTCCCAACAGTACTACCTCTAACTTCGTAGGGGCAGGTACCCAGTTCTCGCAAGCCGTGAGTGATGGCACTACGTATTACCTTTACGGAACACATCAATATTATGCTAGTAACGGCACCGCACCAGCACCTTCACCCAATTGCGTGATTACCTCAACCGATGCGATTACGTTTACTTTGCAACCTAAAAGTGTTAGTGCAACGGTTACTGAGGCTGCTTACCTAAGTGGTAAATTTTTTATGAGTACTAGTTCAGGTCCCCTTTATTCCACTGATGGAATAAATTATACTTATCCTAGTGGTAGTTTTATTGGTATAGCTAGTAACGGTACTGGATATGCCTTGGTGGGGCAGGGGAGTAACAGCGAAGGGGTCGTCTTTAACTCCACTAACTTCTCGTCTTTTTCTCAAGCGGCAGCGCTGCAAAATACATTTAGAACCTTACTTACTGCGGTTATTCATGACGGTAGCAAATATGTAGCAGTTGGACAAGGCGGTACGGCTGCTACCTCTGTAAACGGTACCACATGGACGGTGGGGAATACAGGCTACACCGATGGTACGGATAACCTGAACAGTATTGCCTATGGCAACGGAGTCTATGTAGCGGTTGGTAATCAGGGAAGTATCTTACGGTCTACCAACGGCACAAGTTGGTCGCAAATCTCCAAAGATCCTAGCGCGGGCAGCAACTATAACTCTGTTCGTTACCTAAATGGGCGGTTTATCGCCGTAGGAGGAGGCCCCAATGTTTCTACTGGAATAGGACGAATTAGCTATTCTATGGATGGACAGAATTGGACTACGAATAGCTATGCCCCAACGGCAACATTTCAGGACATTGCTTACGACGGTACAAACTATTTACTTATTGGACGTATCCATAGTGCAACAGCTGCCAACCGCGTTTTCTTTTCTACTACCACAACTGATATTACCAGTAGTTCCCTCTTTACTTCTAATGTGACCGTCCCGACAACCAGCACAGGAGGAGTTGCATTAGGAAATGTGGGCTTGGGAGCACTTGCTTATACTAATGGAAATTTTGTGGCGGCAGTAAATCAGCAAGCCACTCCGTTTAATGCCTACGTTTTGGTTTCCAATAGTGGCGGTACATCGTGGACGGCCTATGATGCGGGAACAACAAGTCGCCTACGTGGGGCTTTTGCAGAGAGCAATAAAGTGCGCATTGTTGGTTTCAATGATGTAAAAGTTACTGTTGAAGTTTTCAATGCCAATTCTACCCCAACCGTCAACCTCTCCGTAAGTACCAACACAGGTACGGAAGCAGCGGCGACCTCCATCACCGTCACGGCTACGGCCTCTGCCGCAGTGTCGGGGGCTCAAACTGTAAACCTTGCTGTATCGGGCACTAATATCACCACTGGTGATTATACCCTCAACAATACTACGACCAATAACGTCACCATTACCATCCCCGATGGTGGTACAACGGGTATAGCCACCTTCAAAGTAGTAGATGATGCCTTGGTAGAAGGTATCGAAACGGCCACATTGACCCTCAGCAGCCCTTCTTCGGGTATTACGTTGGGTAGCACCACTACCCAAAATATAAGTATTACCGATAACGACAATGCTCCCAACGAAATTCAAGTATCTGGAGGGTGTTTGTCACAGCCTGCTGTTTTAACGCTTCAGGAGACACTGATGAATGGCAAAGTTTGGTACCGAAAAAGTAATTATACTAGCGCAACCGTGAGCGGGGATGTGTACTCCAATGTTTTCCTAGATGTTTACTTTTCAAATGGAGATTGGATTGTGGATGTAAATGCGTCTGGACAAGCAATTGCCTACGTTACGTCATCAGCAAATGTACCTCCCTATTCTTCGCAAACAGCGTGGATAAAAGTAGCGGGTTGCGGTGGCTCGACCGACGTTGTTGTTGGTCCCGTAGTGGCGTGTACGACTCCAACGGCTTATAATGTCACGGGTACAGGCTCATATTGTGCAGGCGGTGCTGGGGTAGCGGTTGGATTGTCGAATTCAGAAACGGGGGTGACGTATCAATTGAAAAATGCGAGCAATGTTAATGTCGGCTCCGCAGTCAATGGAACTACAGGTTCGGCCATTACCTTTGGTACTCAAACAGCTGGTACATATACTGTTGAAGCGACTAGGACAAGTGGGAGCTGTACGGCTACGATGACGGGGAGTGCAGTGGTTACCGAGAATGCAACGGTGCCCCCCTCGGTGAGCATTGGGTCAAGTGATGCAGATAATAGCATAGATGTAGGGACAAGTGTTACGTTTACGGCTACGCCTGTCAACGGTGGAACGACTCCAATTTACCAATGGAAGAAGAATAATGTAAATGTGGGGAGCAATAGTAGTACCTACGTGGATGCGAATCTGTTGAACGGAGACGTGATTACGGTACAAATGAGCTCAAATGCGGCTTGTGCCTCTCCTACAACGGTAACTAGCAGTGGTACGACGATGACGGTTATCTATCCATCGGCGATATGTATCACGACGGATTGTGCAGGGTTTAACGGTAACTATACGAAAGGGAGTGATTTTAACCGTCGCCCGACCTATTCAGATGGGACTCATACGGTATTTCAAGGGAATTCAAGTTGGTATTTGGTGACAGGTTCAGCAAGTAATACTCCAAGTGCGATTGAATTTGAGTCGGTTTCGACCTCGGCACTTCCCCCCACGACAGGTTGGGGCGCCAATGAAGACGGGAACTGTCCAGATGCTACCTTTTCATTAGCGGTTGCAGCTTGTCCATGTGTAACCCCGACGGCGTACAACGTGACAGGCGGAGGCTCATATTGTGCAGGCGGCACAGGTGTAGCGGTTGGTTTATCAAATTCGCAAACGGGCGTTAATTATCAATTGAAGAAAGACGGTAACAATGTCGGCAGTGTGGTAGCAGGCACGGGTAGTGCGTTACCGTTTGGGAATCAAACGGGAGCGGGCACCTACACAGTAGAAGCCACGACTACGGCAGGCGGTTGTGCGGCGACCATGACGGGCAGTGTGACGGTAACGGTGATTAGCTTACCGATGGCGTACAACGTGACAGGCGGAGGCTCATATTGTGCAGGTGGCACAGGTGCAGCGGTTGGGTTATCAAATTCAGAAACGGGCGTTAATTATCAATTGAAGAAAGACGGCAGCAACGTCGGCAGTGCGGTAGCAGGCACGGGTAGTGCGTTACCGTTTGGGAATCAAACGGGAGCAGGCACCTACACAGTAGAAGCCATGACTACGACAGGTGGTTGCACGGCGACCATGACGGGGAGTGTGACGGTAACGGTGATTAGTTTACCGACGGCGTACAACGTGACAGGCGGAGGCTCATATTGTGCAGGTGGCACAGGTGCAGCGGTTGGGTTATCAAATTCAGAAACGGGCGTTAATTATCAATTGAAGAAAGACGGCAGCAATGTCGGCAGTTTGGTAGCGGGCACGGGTAGTGCGTTACCGTTTGGGAATCAAACGGGAGCGGGCACCTACACAGTAGAAGCCACGACTACGGCAGGCGGTTGTGCGGCCACGATGAGTGGTAATGCAGTGGTAACGGTGATTAGTTTACCAAGTTCGTTTAACGTCACAGGCGGCGGTCCATATTGTGCAGGCAGTGCAGGTTCTGAAGTTGGTTTAGCGAGTTCCCAAACGGGGGTGAATTACCAATTGAAGAAAGGTGGTAATAATGTGGGAAGTTCGGTAGCAGGAACGGGTAATGTTATTTCTTTTGGTAACCAAACAGAAGCAGGTACTTATACTGTAGTAGCAACCACAGCAACAGGAGGTTGTACTTCGACCATGGGAGGCAATGCAGTTGTAAGTGTCATAGCTTTACCAACAACATTTGCAGTCACAGGAGGAGGCAGCTATTGTTCTAGTGGCACAGGTGTAGCGGTTGGTTTATCAAATTCGCAAACGGGAGTTAATTATCAATTGAAGAAAGATGGCAGTAACGTCGGCAGTACGGTAGCGGGCACGGGTAGTGCGTTACCGTTTGGGAATCAAACGGGAGCGGGCACCTACACAGTAGAAGCCACGACGGCCACGGGCGGTTGTGCGGCCACGATGAGTGGTAATGCAGTGGTAACAGTGATTAGTTTACCGACGGCGTACAACGTGACAGGTGGCGGCTCTTATTGCGCAGATGGTGTAGGAGTAGCGGTGGGTTTATCCAATTCCCAAACGGGGGTAAATTACCAATTGAAAAAAGATGGTAGCAACGTAGGTAGTGTGATGGTAGGTACGGGCAGTGCTTTTTCGTTTGGCAATCAGACGGGAGCAGGCACTTACACTGTAGAAGCTACCACGGCGATGGGCAGTTGTGTGTCGAGCATGACAGGTTCGGTGACGGTAAGTATCGACGTATTACCTACTGCCTTTACAGTGACAGGAGGAGGTAGCTACTGTCAAGGCGGAACAGGGGTATTGGTTGGTTTAAGTAGTTCCTCGACAGGCATTAATTACCAACTCATGCAGGGAAGCACTGTGGTAGGTAGTTCATTGTCAGGTACAGGTTCAGCCTTGTCATTTGGTTTACAAATGGTAGCTGGCACGTACAGGGTGATAGCAACGAACGCAACGACGAACTGTACCTTAGGTATGACGGGCACTGCACAAGTGGCGTCTTACCCGTTGCCCTTGGCGACGATAAGTGGCACGACTACCGCTTGTAAAGGTGGGGCAGGGTCAACACTAACGTTTACAGGGAGCAACGGAACAGCCCCCTACACGTTCAGCTATCAGTTGAACGGAGGAACAGTACAGACCGTGACGACGACAGGCGGTAGTTCGACTGCGACGGTGAGTCAATCGAGTAGCGCAGAAGGCGTATATAATTATACGTTGGTAAGTGTGAGCGATGTGAACTGCTCACAATCTCAGAGTGGCAGCGCGGTGGTGCAGGTTCAGACCAAACCAGTGATTACTTTGTCAACGCTCCAACAAACCTTGAATGAAGGCAACAGCCAGACGTTCTGCGATACGGATGCAAATCCCGTTAACGGTTTACAGTTTACGGTTTCGGGTTTGTGCGTGGTGGGAAATCCCGTCTGGCGAGTGCAAGTAGGTAGTGGTACATGGAGCGACTGGTCAACGACAGCCCCAGTTGCCCAGCCATCCAATAACCAACCCCACCGCTACCAAGCGGCGTGCGATGCAAGTTGTCCAAGCACGTACACGAGTCCGATTGAATTGACGATTAATTACCGCGCATCAACACCCCAAAATGTGTTGTTGGTAGCGGATGGAGTGAGTGTGAATGCAGGTGAGACGAAAGATATATGTAATATCGAGGGCAACGTGCTAACGTTCAATGCGACCTGCGGTGTGGGAGAGGTATTGCTTTATTCGGTGGATGGTGGTGATTACGGCAGTGTGACTCCAACGCAGTTGGTGGATGGCCAGTACCACAATTACCGCGTACGTTGTCGCAAATCGGACGGAACAGCTTCGTGCGTGGAGACGGAATCTGGGGTGATGCGTATTCGCTTAACGAATATGTCGATGGTGCCATTGGCGAGTTTAAATGTGACGAGTGGTTGTGGTTTGGCAACAAGTTTTATTGGTACCTCAAATTGCGGGTCGATGAGTACAATTTGGTACAATGCCGCAACAAACGAAGCATTAGCAGGTTTACCAAGCCAAACACCGAGTGAAACGACATCCTATTATGTTCGTTGTCAGGCTACTGGTGGTTGCATGAGTGCAAAGAGTAATGTGGTGACTTACACGGTGGCTTCGGTGAGTGAAGTGCCAGTGGTAGTGGTAAGCGCCGACGTAGTATGTACGGGTGTGGATGTAACAGTATCCACAAGCTGCCCAGCAGGGTCGAGTGCCTTGTGGAACACAGGTGTGACAGAGCCTAGCTTTGTGGTATCTTTTGCGAATGTGACCAAGCAGAGCTATTCGGTACGATGTGTGTATGCGAATGGTTGTCAGAGTAGTGTAAGCGCAACAAAGGAAGTAATGTGGAAGGCGTTTGAGTTGACGATTATCAACATTGGAGAGTCAAAGTCGGGTATAAAGACGAATAGTCGTAGCGCTTGGGCCAATCAATTTGTGACGCCAGATGGTGGTCCAAGTTTAGATCAAAGTACGCAAGAGAATCCGACCTTGTATTTTTCAGAG